A single region of the Novosphingobium sp. SL115 genome encodes:
- a CDS encoding polyhydroxyalkanoate depolymerase, with protein sequence MLYKAYEIQRSLMNAGSAWASMMADFLNDPRNPWSGVGPNPTLASALDVFAHAAAPRGKPAFGLKVIHVDGTAHAVKETTVITRPFGDLKMFTHDGLPKDAPRLLIVAPMSGHYATLLRGTVERMLERCVVYITDWADAKYVPLAEGVFDLDDYIDYLVGFLEHIGPGAHAMAVCQPSVPMFAATAIMGAKNHPCRPVTLTMMGGPIDTRESPTAVNDHAITKPHVWFKHNVITTVPANYPGEGRRVYPGFVQLASFMSMNLGSHMMSHYKLFQHMMAGAEESADATKAFYEEYRAVCDLPAEFYLQTVDVVFQRHALPKGELVHRGQAVDLGAITDTAILCIEGERDDISGIGQTKAALKVTPNLPEDMKQYLMAPEVGHYGIFNGSRWRTSIAPVVEQWIGKFEKKAKGGKLTAVA encoded by the coding sequence GTGCTCTATAAGGCTTACGAGATCCAGCGCTCGCTGATGAATGCGGGCAGCGCATGGGCATCCATGATGGCAGATTTCCTGAACGATCCGCGCAATCCGTGGTCCGGTGTTGGTCCCAATCCGACGCTGGCGTCGGCACTTGACGTGTTTGCTCACGCCGCCGCCCCGCGCGGGAAACCGGCTTTCGGCCTCAAGGTCATCCATGTCGATGGCACGGCCCATGCGGTGAAGGAAACCACCGTCATCACCCGCCCGTTCGGTGATTTGAAGATGTTCACCCACGATGGCCTGCCCAAGGACGCGCCCCGCCTGCTGATTGTCGCACCGATGAGCGGGCATTACGCCACGCTGCTGCGCGGCACGGTGGAACGCATGCTGGAACGCTGCGTGGTTTACATCACCGACTGGGCCGATGCCAAATATGTGCCGCTGGCCGAAGGCGTGTTCGATCTGGACGATTACATCGACTACCTTGTCGGCTTTCTTGAACATATCGGCCCCGGCGCGCACGCCATGGCGGTGTGCCAGCCTTCGGTGCCGATGTTTGCCGCAACCGCGATCATGGGGGCCAAGAACCATCCGTGCCGCCCGGTGACGCTGACGATGATGGGCGGTCCCATCGACACGCGCGAAAGCCCGACGGCGGTGAACGATCATGCGATCACCAAGCCGCACGTCTGGTTCAAGCACAACGTCATCACCACCGTTCCGGCCAACTATCCGGGCGAGGGGCGGCGCGTCTATCCCGGCTTTGTCCAGCTTGCCAGCTTCATGTCGATGAACCTGGGCAGCCATATGATGAGCCATTACAAGCTGTTCCAGCACATGATGGCAGGAGCCGAGGAAAGCGCCGACGCGACCAAGGCGTTCTACGAGGAGTATCGCGCGGTCTGCGATCTTCCGGCTGAATTCTATCTGCAGACGGTGGACGTGGTGTTCCAGCGCCATGCCCTGCCAAAGGGCGAACTGGTTCATCGCGGGCAGGCGGTTGATCTTGGTGCGATCACCGACACCGCGATCCTGTGCATCGAGGGCGAGCGTGATGACATTTCCGGCATCGGCCAGACCAAGGCCGCGCTGAAAGTGACGCCCAACCTTCCCGAAGACATGAAGCAATACCTGATGGCCCCTGAAGTGGGCCACTATGGCATCTTCAACGGTTCGCGCTGGCGCACATCCATCGCCCCGGTGGTGGAACAGTGGATCGGCAAGTTCGAAAAGAAGGCCAAGGGCGGCAAGCTGACGGCAGTGGCCTGA
- a CDS encoding MaoC family dehydratase, producing MTKLIPAQDIKAMVGQVVGTSNWVEITQERVNKFAEATGDFQFIHVDPEKAKLTPFGGPIAHGFLTLSLIPLLTMESDSPRPEGIKMGVNYGGNRTRFLAPVRVGKRVRGVFKLLEMDEKRPGQWQQTMEITVEIEGEDKPALICEWVSQFFV from the coding sequence ATGACCAAGCTGATCCCCGCCCAAGACATCAAGGCAATGGTCGGTCAGGTCGTCGGCACATCCAACTGGGTGGAAATCACGCAGGAACGGGTAAACAAATTTGCCGAAGCGACCGGCGATTTCCAGTTCATCCACGTCGATCCCGAAAAGGCAAAGCTCACCCCGTTCGGCGGCCCTATCGCCCACGGTTTCCTTACCCTGTCGCTGATCCCGTTGCTTACCATGGAGTCCGACAGTCCGCGCCCAGAAGGCATCAAGATGGGCGTCAACTATGGCGGCAACCGCACCCGTTTTCTTGCCCCGGTGCGTGTGGGCAAGCGCGTGCGCGGCGTGTTCAAACTGCTGGAAATGGACGAAAAACGCCCTGGCCAGTGGCAACAGACGATGGAAATCACTGTCGAGATCGAAGGCGAGGACAAGCCTGCGCTGATATGCGAATGGGTGTCGCAGTTTTTTGTCTAG